Within Lagopus muta isolate bLagMut1 chromosome 1, bLagMut1 primary, whole genome shotgun sequence, the genomic segment CGAGATCTGGATGCAGGAGTTGAAAACATCCTTTGCAGGTTTGCTGATGGTACTAAACTGTGAGGTTCTGTTGACTCCTCGGAAAGATGGCATGCCTGCAGAGGGATCCAGACAGATCAGAACGCTGGGCAATCAGCAATAGCGTGAAGTTCATCAAAGATAAATGCCAGACACTCATTGTGGGTTAACCCTAAAGGAAGCtaagcactgcacagctgttcaTCCACTCTTCCCACCCTGCCAGTGGGATGGggaaagaattggaaaaaaagtaaaacccGCAGGTTGAGAAAAATCTGATAggatggaaaaggaaggaaaactaaTAATGATAAAAGAATACACAGAACAAGAGGTGCACAATGCAATTGCTCGGCACCTGCTGACAGATTCTCAGGGACTTCCTGAGCAGCAGTCCTTCTCTCTGGCCATCTCCCAGCTTGATCCAGAGTGATGCCATACGGTATGGGATACCTCTTTGGCCACTCTGGATCAGCTCTCCAGGCTTTGTCCCCTCCCATGATCTCCCCAGTTTCCTTGCTGGCAAGCTATTGGGGAAAGCTGGAAAGTTCTTAGagtgagcactgctgtgcaaaaACTAAGACATTGGTGTGTTACCAACATCATTGCTCATGCCTCATGCCTGTCAGTTTTCAATAAATGATTGGATAATGCCCTCAGTAATATgttttaacttttggttagctGTGAAGTGatcaggcagttggactagatgttgtacaaaggtcctttccaactgcCCTGTTCTGGTTCTACTCTACTGTTCCgttctgttctattctattctgCTTCTCTCAGAAGCAAGTAGGCTGATCCCTAATTAATCTAGCGGCCATCGTTTCAATAAGTCATCCCATCGTTTCAATAAGTCTGCATGCAGACTGCAAACTTCAGCATGGAAATGGTTGATCCACTACACCTAAGAATATTGAATTTGCAGGCAAAACAGTGTAGACAAATTGCTTAGGAAGCTGGGGTGGGGACTCCATTTATCTCAGTCATTCCCTACATaagcaacaataaaaaaggACTTGCTTTTCCCAAACGCCTATTATTCAATGACAGTTGAAAATAATTGCCTATTGCTCTCTCTAGATAGATACatatgaagagaagaaaataacttttactGTTTCTGAACCTTTCCTTCAGCATCATTCCAGGCAGAGGTGAGCTCTACAAAATGATTTCCACACCTACAATGGGACTTAAATGGTCAAATTTGTAAATCATGCAGGCAGATTTAGAGCATCAGATTAAAAGAAGACAACCTATTAGTGCTCACAACTTCCCACCCCATCTCTCTGATAAGAGTTAGCATCTTCCAGCATGGGGGTGCCTAGTTTACTTAGCTGTATTGATGAGGGCAAAGCCTCAGATGCCCCGCCACAAGTCTAACTTTTAGGTGAAAAGTGGAGCTGCAAAACATAACCTTTCACCTTTAGAGTATTCCTACAATTTTACCTAGAGTCCTACACAGACCCAGGAAGTCTTTGGAGAAGCACTGCTCCATTCCTGAAGAGCCAGACCTAGTGAACACCCAGAGAGGACATAACTCCAGCCTGCTGCAGTTGCCAGTGGTGCTGATGAAAGCAAGTCTTTTAACAACTTTTAATTCAACTTGTAGATCCCCACATGGGACCACAACAACTCAGCACAATTATGTTCTCTTTACAGCTCTGAGTAATTTGACttacacacaccaaaaaaaaacctcccagTACTTTGGTAGCAAATGATGCATATAACACAGAGCCAAATATTTAGTGACACTAAATATTTTATGAGATCAGTAGCGAGCTGCACAATTACAAGCACTGCACTGCCCCAAGCTTCAAATGTTAACTCTTAGCATCATATTAGCATGTCCTAGTTAATAATGTAAACCAACTAAGACTCTCAAAATCATCTATCCAGAAAGAACTGTTCTACCAAGATGGTTGCTACCTAAAGATTGGAAACAGGTGACTGTATTCATATGCTTTTCTCCTCCCAAAGCTACTTTCTTCCCCTTACCGTGGATAGCTGGTCTCACAGGAAAATACTGCAGAGGCAGACAGAATTCGTGCAACACTTTATTACACTGCTGAAGACTGGGAATCGGTTCAGGTGACAGCTTCTTCTCTCTTACTCAGGCTGAAGAAGTCAATAGCACGACAACATTACAAAGCCACTATCTGAAAGAAGGTAAGCACACAAAAGACAGTCTTGGGAGGGTTTAGAGTTTCACTGGGACAAAAGGACAACAGGAGATGCAAAGTGCAACATTGCTACAACCAGGTGGTGGTCTGCTGCTGGTGTATCTACCACTCCTTTTCCAGTGACAAAAAGGAGCCTCTTCAAAATCTTAAGGGTGATACTGCAGCTAGACTAAGACttaggaaaaaggaagaagcagataTTTACAACAGACCAACACCTAATTATAGCAAAACATGGAAGACTCTCTCTGGcacaaaatgcaaaactgaagCTCAGACTTTGAGATGAGAGCATTCTTATGTGACTGTGAAGAAACCAGCACTTGCAGGAGAGGTGAGACAAGCTACCAAAACCCTTTGCAAGAGAGGAAGGTACTCAGTAAAACTTAAAATCCAAGGGTATCTGTTCTGCTTCAAAGCTTCAACAGTGTTAACTAAGGATCTAACTTGACTACACCAGCATAAACTGTGCGTCAGAGCCACATCCTTCCCTCCTGAATTCCCATAAAAGAAACTGCATAGTGGTCAGAAGAAACACACAGTATAAGCCTGTAAGTCATGTGCGACACGGGGAAATATTGATTCTCAAAATGATCAGCACTTTCAGAATAATCAGAAACCACACTTCTAGCCTCCGGATTTGGAAAAACTAAGCAGCGAAACAGACATTTCAGAATGAGGAAAACATACTGCAAAGGAATGAAAATCAAAATTCCAAGAGTTGCAATTTAGCTTACTTgtgaaagcatttaaaacagaacagaataaaaacaacaaactccCAAAAATCTGAAAGTATATCCAAGTTGGCCCTGACAGCAAATTGTAAAATAACTCACAAAGGGTATTTCCTCCTGCACGCTTTTTTAACGTGTAGCTGAACAAAAGCACAACTTGAAagagctttgctgcttttctgtggaaCCATTCCAATCTAAACCACCTGCTCAAACTCCTTCAGCTTCAGTTGGAGCCAGATACACACAGGGTCTCATCACTGCAGGGCACGCTCTACTCCCAAAACACGCTTCAGCTTTATTTGATTGAGCCTGTGTTCTGAAGCAGCTTTATGCTTCAGAGCTTGTTTGGAATAAACTGTTGCTTAACAGACAGTATCAGTTCTCAActgtttttaaagtgttttaattAGCGAGTTCCTTTGTGATTGATGTATCTTATTTATTGAAAACGTGCTCTTGCAGATTCACACATTTCAATATTCCCTTCCACCAGTGTACAGTTCCCAGAAGTAATTCCTGTCAGacagtttttttggttttcagaaaatacacattttccaCCCTCATCACATTTTCAGTAATCTCTATAGATCAGACTATAATAAAGTGCATATATTCCTTTGTTATACAGGCAACTAAGTTGtggactgaaaaaataaatcatactgCAAATTggaaaccacacacacacacacactcaaaaaAACTCTCACCACTGCCATTTAGCACCCCACAGTTAAGTTATCTCACTGAATActgccaaaaatattttttttccccaagagtcagttagctgtattttttttttaattgaacttatatcattaaaaataatggttCCTTTTTAATTAGACGACGATAATCGCGAGTTTATGTAATCCTGGAAGCTGCAGTTACCCCAAGGCTGACAGTCTGCCTTGACAATTTGTGTTACGTGTTTTACCCTTTGGATCCAGGCTTCAAACTTGCAAAAGCTTTGGAATTCTTAAGGGAATGTGAAATTTCattgagaaaagaaataaagtgagaaTCCCTTTCTGACTTCTTGGACTCAAAAATAACTACAATGGTGAAATGAGGTTCAGGGCGAGTCAGAAAATACGTGCTTTGGACTTTGTCATCGTAGAAGTGAACAACTTTCTCCAAACTGTTGAGGTCAGAGGTTCTGTCAGTCATAATCATGATTACATTGGGCCAGTGCATAACAGGCCTGTCACTGGGCAGAGACACCACTGCAGGATACTGATCCACTCCTTTGGGAGCTTCCCTGTAAGAGTGGGGATGGTGATAACCGTGTCCTTGAAAACTCTCCGACCCACGATTGTCAAAGATTAAGGAAACATTGACAGCGTCGTATTTCCGAATAAAACTGGAGATTTTCCCAAAGTAATCAGGATTTGTTTTAGCAGTCAGAGTTTTCATTTCAGACGCGGTCGTTTGTCGGCTAAGGGCCTCGTGAAAGTAGAAGCTAAACTTGGCAAGGAGAATGTTTTTGAGTTTCACCAGCCAGAGGAAGAGGTGAGGAGGTTGTACGGCTTTCTGGGACTGCCCCCCAAACAGATGCTTCTTGGTCTCTCGttgtttttcaaatatctgGCCCCAAGTCTGTAGCTTTGTGTGAGCACTGTGCAAGTTGACCAAGGATGGAAGGAATTTCCACTCTGAGATCTGAGCCTGAGCCTTTAAGAGATGCGCAAGCACATCTACTTCCAGCTGGAAACTGCTTTCAAGAGGACTGAGGATTGGATGATGAAATCTAGA encodes:
- the KICS2 gene encoding KICSTOR subunit 2 isoform X1; this translates as MGESIPLGAPVPVEQAVLETFFSHLGIFSYDKAKDNVEKEREANKSAGASWLALLAGLAHLAAAEKAYHSMTFLGQKLGGQSFFSRKDSIRTIYTSLHNELKKVVATGRNALGGTAPHLEELLSHLSEQLCFFVQARMEIADFYEKMYTLSTQKFINSEELVNILESILKKYSSRFHHPILSPLESSFQLEVDVLAHLLKAQAQISEWKFLPSLVNLHSAHTKLQTWGQIFEKQRETKKHLFGGQSQKAVQPPHLFLWLVKLKNILLAKFSFYFHEALSRQTTASEMKTLTAKTNPDYFGKISSFIRKYDAVNVSLIFDNRGSESFQGHGYHHPHSYREAPKGVDQYPAVVSLPSDRPVMHWPNVIMIMTDRTSDLNSLEKVVHFYDDKVQSTYFLTRPEPHFTIVVIFESKKSERDSHFISFLNEISHSLKNSKAFASLKPGSKG
- the KICS2 gene encoding KICSTOR subunit 2 isoform X3 translates to MGESIPLGAPVPVEQAVLETFFSHLGIFSYDKAKDNVEKEREANKSAGASWLALLAGLAHLAAAEKAYHSMTFLGQKLGGQSFFSRKDSIRTIYTSLHNELKKARMEIADFYEKMYTLSTQKFINSEELVNILESILKKYSSRFHHPILSPLESSFQLEVDVLAHLLKAQAQISEWKFLPSLVNLHSAHTKLQTWGQIFEKQRETKKHLFGGQSQKAVQPPHLFLWLVKLKNILLAKFSFYFHEALSRQTTASEMKTLTAKTNPDYFGKISSFIRKYDAVNVSLIFDNRGSESFQGHGYHHPHSYREAPKGVDQYPAVVSLPSDRPVMHWPNVIMIMTDRTSDLNSLEKVVHFYDDKVQSTYFLTRPEPHFTIVVIFESKKSERDSHFISFLNEISHSLKNSKAFASLKPGSKG
- the KICS2 gene encoding KICSTOR subunit 2 isoform X2, whose translation is MGESIPLGAPVPVEQAVLETFFSHLGIFSYDKAKDNVEKEREANKSAGASWLALLAGLAHLAAAEKAYHSMTFLGQKLGGQSFFSRKDSIRTIYTSLHNELKKLCFFVQARMEIADFYEKMYTLSTQKFINSEELVNILESILKKYSSRFHHPILSPLESSFQLEVDVLAHLLKAQAQISEWKFLPSLVNLHSAHTKLQTWGQIFEKQRETKKHLFGGQSQKAVQPPHLFLWLVKLKNILLAKFSFYFHEALSRQTTASEMKTLTAKTNPDYFGKISSFIRKYDAVNVSLIFDNRGSESFQGHGYHHPHSYREAPKGVDQYPAVVSLPSDRPVMHWPNVIMIMTDRTSDLNSLEKVVHFYDDKVQSTYFLTRPEPHFTIVVIFESKKSERDSHFISFLNEISHSLKNSKAFASLKPGSKG